AGCGCGTCTTCGCGATCCTCGACCTCCCGGCCACCGAGCAGGATCCACCGGAGGCGGTCCCCGCCAGCTTCACCACCGATCTGGTCTTCGATGCCGTGACCTTCGGCTACGATCCCGCGCAGCCGGTGCTGCGGGACGTCTCGCTCCGCGTGGGGAAGGGCGAGGTGGTGGCGCTGGTGGGGCCGAGCGGGGCGGGGAAGACCACCTTGCTCGAACTGGTGCCGCGCTTCCATGATCCCCAGCAGGGTGAACTGCGGCTCGACGGCGTGCCCGTGCCCCGGTTGCAGCGCGCTTCGTTGCGGTCATTGATCGCCGTGGTGAGCCAGGATACCGTGCTGCTGCACGACACCGTCCGCGCCAACATTGCGTACGGCCAGCCCGGGGCGACGGACGAGGACGTCGAGGCGGCGGCGCGCGCGGCGAACGCCCACGAGTTCATTGCGGGGCTGCCCGACCGATACCAGACGGTGCTGGGCGAGCGCGGGACGCGACTCTCCGGCGGGCAGCGGCAGCGGATCGCGATCGCGCGGGCGCTGCTTCGCGATGCCCCGATCCTGATCCTCGATGAAGCCACCTCGGCGCTCGACACCGAATCCGAGCGGCTGGTGCAGGAGGCGATCGAGCGGTTGATGGGAGGGCGCACGGTGCTGGTCATTGCGCATCGCCTGGCGACTGTGCGCGGTGCCGACCGGATCGTCGTCCTCGATGGCGGTCGGGTGGTCGAATCGGGAACCCACGCCGAGCTCTTTGCGCAGTCCGGGCTCTATCGCCGGTTGCATGACCTCCAGTTCTCTGTGGCCGAGGTGACATCGTGAGCAACGAGCGCAGCGTCCTGCTGCTCGCCGATTTCGATGACGGTCCCAATGCCCACGCGGCCCAGCGCCGTCGTGCGCTCGAGCGGCTCGGGTTGCGCGTCACCACATTCGATCTCTCGGCCAAGCCGTCGATCTTCGAGCGGATGCGGGTGGGCGACCTGCCGCGCCGGCTCGAACGGGCGCTCGACGACTCGGCCCCCGATCTGGTGCTCACCTTTGGCTCGCCGCTCCTGGACGAGCCGTTGGTCGATCGCCTCCGCGGTCGGAGCCGTGCCCGGTGGGTCACCTGGATGCCGGATGACCTGCGCACCGCGTGGGAAGCCTCGGTGCTCGCGCGGCCCTACGACCAGATCTACGCCGTCGGCACCGACGTCGCCGCCGAGGTGGCCGATCGCCTTGGCCGCACCGTCGATGTCCTGTCGGTCGGCGCCGACCCGTCGGTCTACCGCCCGATCCGCACCAAGGACCAGTACCGCGCCAACGTGGTGTTCGCGGGGGCCGCCACGCCGCGGCGCGAACGACTCCTCGGCGAACTGGTGGAGTTTGGCCTGGCGTTGTGGGGACCGGGCTGGCGGCAGACCTCGCTGCGCGACTATTGCCGCGGCGAGGCCACCAGCACCGGCGAATACGTGCGGGCCTATGCCGGGGCCACGGTGGCCGTCAACATCCACCACGTGGCGGTCGAGGGTGACCCGCGCGAGGCGGCCTGCAACCAGCGGCTCTTCGAGTTGGCGGCGATGGGCGCCGCGCAGGTGGTCGACGAACGCGGCGACCTCGCGCGCTCCTTCGAGGCGGGCGAGGAAGTGCTGGCGTTCCGCGACGCCGCCGAATTGCGCAGTTACGTGCGTGAGCTGATCGAGAATCCGTCCGAAGCAGAACGGCTCGGCCAGGCGGCTCGCGCCCGGCTGCTGCGGGACCACACCTACATGCACCGGATGCGCCGACTGCTGCTCGATCAACCCCGCCCGATGCTGGCCGAGTAGATCGCTTCGTAGCGCGCGGCCATGGTGCGGTAGGTGAAGTGGTCGAGCACATGTTGGCGAATCGCCGCCGGGTCCAGCGCGTCGAGCGTTGAGCGGAGTGCCGCCAGTTCGTCCACGCTGCTGCCCATCGCGCCGCTCTCGGGGGAGATGACCTCCGGGAGCGCGCCGCGACGAGTCCCGAGCACCGGCGTTCCACTCACCATCGCCTCGATCGTCGTCAGCCCGAAGGGCTCGTCCCACTGTGCCGGCACCCAGAGACAGGCCGATTCCGCCAGCAACTGCATCTTCTCCTCCCCCCCGACTTGCCCGACGAAGCGAAGGCCGGGGCGGATGGATGGCCGCCACCCTCCCGCCACGACCAGCGGCCTGCCCGCCAGGCGCGCGCCGCGCACGGCCCAGTCCCATCCCTTCACGGTGTGGAGACGGCCGAGGAAGAGATCGCGCGGCAGCTTCGTCGCGCTGAAGCGGTATTCATCGGGATCGAGCCCGTTGTGGACCCACATCTTCAGGCCATGGCGAGCAGCGTGGTCCGCCGAGAGTCCGATGGTGTTCGGTGTGAAGACCCGCCCTGGCGCGCCATTCCCATGAAAGGTCCAGACGAACGGCACCCCCTCGGGTGGCCGCTTGAGCGGCGAATGGGCGTGGACGATGTCGGTGCCAGGGGGTAGCAGCGGCGTGAGGTCCGGACCGCCGTCTTGCAGGGCGAGCTTGTTGGGAATCGGGATCACGGTCGCCGACGGCAGCTTGGTGCCGGGGAGCGCAATCACGGTGACGCGGTGGCCTCGCTCGGCCAACCCGCGCGCAAGCCACACGACCACTCGCTCCGTCCCGCCGTACTCTCGGACCGGGAGTCGGGCGGGGCAGTAGAGCACGATGTTCATGGTGCTTGCCATACGACTCCGAAGTGGGGAACTTGGGACCTGTGGCTATCAGAATCGCGGGCTTCACGATCGTCCGGAATGCGACCCTTCTCGATTTCCCGCTCGAGGCGAGCATCCGTTCGCTGCTCCCGGTCGTAGACGAATTTGTCGTCAACGTCGGCACGTCGGATGATGACACCCTCGATCGCGTCCGCGCCATCGACAGTGCGAAGATCCGCATCATCGAGACCACCTGGGACCGGTCGCGCGGCCACGCCATGCTGGCCGACGAGACCGAGCGGGCCAAGCAGGCGTGCAACGCCGCCTGGGGACTGTACGTCCAGGCCGACGAGGTCTTCACCGAGGCCGGCGCCGAGCGCCTGGTCCACGAGGCGCGCCGGCACCATGCCGATCCGCGCATCGAAGGGCTCCTGGTGGACTACCGCCACTTCTACGGCGGCTTTGATCTGATCGCCACCAATCGTTCCTGGTATCGACGCGAGTGTCGCGCCGTCCGCCTCGATCCTGCCTGCGCCATCCACTCCTTTCGTGATGCGCAGGGTTTTCGTGTCGGCCCTGACGATCGCCGCATCCGCTGCGCCCGCACCGGCGCCGTGGTCCACCACTACGGCTGGGCCCGGCCGGCGTGGGCACTCGCCGCCAAGCGGGCGCAGGACCGCAGCATCTACGAATGGCGTCAGGGGCAGGATCCCGACCGGCCGCTGCTGCCGTGGATCCCCGGCATCACGCCGTTTCGCGGTGCGCATCCCGCCGTCGTGGCCGACTGGATCGCCCAGCGCCGCAGCGACGAGCAGCTGATCGCTCCGCGGCGCTGGGAGGGTCACCATCTCGGGCTGACGGCGTCGCTCCTGATCGAACGTGCCACCGGCTGGCGACCCTTCGAATACCGCAACTACGTGACGATCGGCGGGGCGAACGGCATTTCCTGATCGGCGAGCAGCAGTCGCAACCGGTCATCATAGGTATGATGCGCCAGTGCGTGTGCGCGTCCACGCGCCGCCATCGCCACCCGCTCCTCCGGATCGGCCAGCAGGGCCTGCACCTCCATCACACATTCCTCGATGGTCCGATACCAGCGGCAGTGCACGCGGTGCTCGGCCATCGTCTCGATCCCTGCCACCCACGGCCCGACGTACGCGCCGCCGCAACCGAAGATCTTCCACATTCGGTCCGAGGCGGAGGCGTATTCACTGTCCTGCGCCGGGACGGCGTTCGCGCCCAGCGACACCGCGGACGCGCCGACCACCTCGGCGAAGCGCGGTCCCACCACCGGTCCTCCGGCAATTCGCAGCGTGGCGGGAGCACCGTCCCAATGTGCCCCCCAGATGCGCAGGTCGCACATCTTCGCGACCGCCGTCAGCATCGGCCACCGATGCGGGTACTGCCCCGAGCCGATGAAGCTGGCATCACAGCGGTCCTCGGCGCGCAGCTGCGTCGCCGGTGTTTCGAGGTCGGGGTCGAGGGCCTGCGGCAGCCAGCGCACCAGCGGAACGCCCCTGGATTGCCAGAGCCCGCGCTGATTGGCGTAGGTGGTGTACATCACGTCGCACAGTTGCCCCAGCTCGAGGACGCCCTCATGCGAGATGGCATCGAAGAACCAGAAGGCCGAGCGGCGGCCGCGGAGCAGCTGCGCCAGTCGAGGGAGACCGAGGCGCCAGGCGTGCCGGGTGCAGAGGATAAAGTCGGGGGCGAAGCGCTCGATGCGGCGCTGGAGGAGGGGGCCGGCGAAGGGGCCGAGCCGCCGATGCGTGCGAAGCACGTCGAAGGTCGTGGCCTCGAGACCGAGCCGCCGGGCGGCCCT
The Gemmatimonadota bacterium DNA segment above includes these coding regions:
- a CDS encoding glycosyltransferase, whose protein sequence is MASTMNIVLYCPARLPVREYGGTERVVVWLARGLAERGHRVTVIALPGTKLPSATVIPIPNKLALQDGGPDLTPLLPPGTDIVHAHSPLKRPPEGVPFVWTFHGNGAPGRVFTPNTIGLSADHAARHGLKMWVHNGLDPDEYRFSATKLPRDLFLGRLHTVKGWDWAVRGARLAGRPLVVAGGWRPSIRPGLRFVGQVGGEEKMQLLAESACLWVPAQWDEPFGLTTIEAMVSGTPVLGTRRGALPEVISPESGAMGSSVDELAALRSTLDALDPAAIRQHVLDHFTYRTMAARYEAIYSASIGRG
- a CDS encoding glycosyltransferase, with translation MPAPPRPFPRSTQPLPIPELLPPALSVKRLAILGAHAPHRSEDAIARAARRLGLEATTFDVLRTHRRLGPFAGPLLQRRIERFAPDFILCTRHAWRLGLPRLAQLLRGRRSAFWFFDAISHEGVLELGQLCDVMYTTYANQRGLWQSRGVPLVRWLPQALDPDLETPATQLRAEDRCDASFIGSGQYPHRWPMLTAVAKMCDLRIWGAHWDGAPATLRIAGGPVVGPRFAEVVGASAVSLGANAVPAQDSEYASASDRMWKIFGCGGAYVGPWVAGIETMAEHRVHCRWYRTIEECVMEVQALLADPEERVAMAARGRAHALAHHTYDDRLRLLLADQEMPFAPPIVT
- a CDS encoding glycosyltransferase — protein: MSNERSVLLLADFDDGPNAHAAQRRRALERLGLRVTTFDLSAKPSIFERMRVGDLPRRLERALDDSAPDLVLTFGSPLLDEPLVDRLRGRSRARWVTWMPDDLRTAWEASVLARPYDQIYAVGTDVAAEVADRLGRTVDVLSVGADPSVYRPIRTKDQYRANVVFAGAATPRRERLLGELVEFGLALWGPGWRQTSLRDYCRGEATSTGEYVRAYAGATVAVNIHHVAVEGDPREAACNQRLFELAAMGAAQVVDERGDLARSFEAGEEVLAFRDAAELRSYVRELIENPSEAERLGQAARARLLRDHTYMHRMRRLLLDQPRPMLAE